Proteins encoded by one window of Catharus ustulatus isolate bCatUst1 chromosome Z, bCatUst1.pri.v2, whole genome shotgun sequence:
- the LOC117010277 gene encoding serine/threonine-protein kinase PAK 3-like, whose translation MSDIPPEVWAELFQQKQRLLDPVLPWLCQRLERIFWGKWWLVQAAESNILNDLCVYGLDVETLILRLQNSLGEGTAQLVHGLINIIVGQCSEEAQRLLHSHADEEETRRPSASSGSTSSSNSNSSMGISASNPTGSNVEEEAEVEEEQKDIKPPAAAPPQPEPAEPLDTRSALQRAAGTPPAASASSSSPALQPQPREEQSLKSLRSIVSVDQPTKKYTAFEELGRGTAESEHSEGTIKGHFGTVYKALDASTGQQVAIKKMSLQEDMSEELTVNEILAVRDNRNPNIVTFLDSYLVDGELWLAMEFMDGGTLSDILRAVYLEEGQMGAVSRECLQGLHFLHSRQVIHRDVKSGNILVGMDRSVKLADFGLCAQLSPERSKRSSRVGTPSWMAPEVVRGEAYGPKVDIWSLGIVGLEMVEGEAPYQREARLRVLELIERNGPPKLQNPRQHSPLLRDFLRCCLQVDKYRRWSAQELLQHPFVTSGHPASSLAALIISAKEVQEEWTGDACA comes from the exons ATGAGTGACATCCCGCCTGAGGTATGGGCAGAACTCTTCCAACAAAAACAACGTCTCCTGgaccctgtgctgccctggctaTGCCAAAGGCTGGAGAGAATATTCTGGGGCAAGTGGTGGCTGGtgcaggctgcagagagcaaCATCTTGAATGATCTCTGTGTCTATGGTCTGGATGTGGAGACCTTGATCCTGAGGCTGCAGAATAGCCTCGGGGAAGGCACAGCACAACTGGTTCATGGCCTTATCAATATCATTGTGGGCCAGTGCAGTGAGGAagctcagaggctgctgcacTCCCATGCTGATGAGGAGGAAACCCGTAGACCTTCAGCTAGCAGCGGGTCCACCAGCTCCAGCAACAGCAACTCCTCCATGGGAATTTCTGCCAGCAACCCTACAGGCTCCAATGTGGAGGAGGAAGCTG AGGTTGAAGAGGAGCAAAAGGACATCAAGCCTCCAGCTGCAGCGCCTCCACAGCCAGAACCTGCAGAGCCA CTCGACACACGCTCTGCACTTCAGCGTGCCGCCGGCACTCCCCCAGCTGCCAGCGCATCGTCCAgtagcccagccctgcagccccagccaagagaggagcagagcctgaagAGCCTGA GGAGCATTGTGAGTGTGGACCAGCCAACGAAGAAATACACAGCATTTGAAGAACTTGGACGAGG GACTGCTGAGTCAGAGCACTCTGAAGGCACCATCAAAG GGCATTTTGGAACTGTTTACAAAGCCCTGGATGCCAGCACAGGACAACAG GTGGCCATCAAGAAAATGAGTCTTCAGGAGGACATGTCCGAGGAGCTGACTGTCAATGAAATCCTGGCCGTGAGGGACAACAGGAATCCCAATATTGTTACCTTCTTAGACAG ctACCTGGTTGATGGGGAACTCTGGTTGGCAATGGAGTTCATGGACGGCGGCACCTTGTCAGACATCCTCAGGGCAGTGTACCTGGAGGAAGGACAGATGGGCGCTGTCTCTCGGGAG TGCCTGCAAGGACTGCATTTCCTTCATTCCCGCCAAGTCATCCACAGAGACGTCAAAAGCGGCAACATTCTTGTGGGCATGGACAGATCTGTGAAACTGG ctgaCTTTGGCCTCTGTGCTCAACTCAGCCCTGAGCGCAGCAAGCGCAGCTCCAGGGTGGGCACTCCCAGCTGGATGGCACCAGAAGTGGTGAGAGGAGAAGCCTATGGCCCCAAAGTGGACATCTGGTCGCTGGGGATCGTGGGGCTGGAAATGGTGGAAGGGGAAGCTCCTTACCAGAGGGAAGCCCGTCTCAGG GTGTTGGAACTGATCGAAAGGAACGGGCCCCCAAAGCTGCAGAACCCCAGGCAGCACTCGCCTCTCCTGCGCGACTTCCTCCGGTGTTGCCTGCAGGTAGATAAGTACAGGCGGTGGTCTGCCCAGGAACTCCTTCAG